From the genome of Nicotiana tabacum cultivar K326 chromosome 17, ASM71507v2, whole genome shotgun sequence:
CTGTTTCTCTCCCACTACACTAGCAATTTCTTGATATAGTTTTCCCTGAATGGAAGGGTTTTTGACCAAGTTGGCCATAACCCACTGTAAGGCGGTGGACGTCGTATCAGTTCCGGCGTTTAGGAATTCACTGCAGAGGCTAACCATTTCCCCATAATTGAGGCTCCTGTTTTCCTCTGGCAATTCCAAATTCAACAGCGTATCCACATAAGCCACCACTTCTTCCTCAGGCTTTTGTTCTTTGGCCCTAATACTTCGAGCTTCAATCAAAGGAATGAAGATCTTCTCTTGCTCTTGACGTAGTTCAATTAGTTCCTTCCAGCGATTCCTAAAGATTATTTTCCCAACTCTGGGTAAGAAATTGAGTATATTGAATCGTCGGAAACCCAGGAGCAACCTGCGCTGAACACCTTCAATTTGTTTGATTTGAGCCTCGTCGAGCTTATCCCCGAAACACATCAACACAAGTAGACAAAACATAGCATACTGAAAATGATCAATTAACCTAACAGAATAATCGGCTTGGGCGTGAAGGAGCTGTTGAAGGAGGATACCCAGCACCCACGACCGGGCCTTGGAGTAGGACTTGACGCGCGATGGGTGGAGGATTTCAGACGTCAGATTTCGCCGGAGAAGACGCCAAACGGGGCCGTAAGGGGCGGAGTTGATGGTACGCTGGTTACTGCTGACGACTGCACTGGTGGGGACAGCTCTTGGCCTGTCGGAAAAAACAGCGCCTTGTTGGACTAAAGCTTGGTAAGCTAAGGAGTGACTGGATACGAATATGGCGGTACGAGACCCAATATTGAGGGTGATTAGAGGACCATACTTAGCCTTGAGGTTACGAAGGATTGGTTCCAAATCAGCGAAGGATCTTCTCGCCCATAATAAGCTTCCGATCACCGGAAAAGTGTAGGGTCCCGGTGGGAGTTTCTTGTTTTTGTGATTGGATTTGGAATTTGAGGAGATAAGATTAAAGAGGGATTTGAGGAAGAAAGAGATGCAGAGAGTGACGACGATGACATACCAAGTTTCCATTATTTTTTAGTTAAATGACTCAACTGAAATAACAGTGCTTctttctatatattatatttaaaaaaatactagATGAAGATTGAAGAGAAAAGTTtttatttgtgtgtgtgtgtaaagcAAGAAAGAAGACGGAAAGAATAATCTAATGGCAGATGTAGTGGCTGAAAATATGCAACGATAGTCACacttgttataaaataaataccGTAAAGTAAAAGACAAGTacagagaaactgatatattattcaaacttcaaacttatgtacataattaactgaaaatttatttatttatagaagaaagtaAGCAGTTGCGagacttttcaggaagcagctgcaaggcttttctgtagcagcttgtaagttgtctgcatgagctgcttgcaacctacatgtttaataagaagctgatacaaatcatttcattgagctgcttgcaacctgcctgcatcagctgcttgtagataaacttcaacagagtactaaatagataatcttcttcaggaagattatctatagcggagtaataaatggacattcacaatataattattttcataacactcccccttgaatgttcattaaaaggtattgtgcctcattaaaaccttactaggaaaaacccagtgaaaaaaattctagtgaaggaaaaagagtacacatatttagtaatacgcatttctagctgtctcattaaaaaccttataaggaaaaccctcttggaaaaaaccttagtaaggaaaaaagagtacatcttgtattttactccccctgatgaaaaccttgtttcaaatatttgagtatccgcattccaatcttatatactatcttctcaaaagttaaagttggcaaagatttagtgaataaatctgtcggattatcacttgaacggatttgttatACATCAATGTCataatttttctgaagatcgtgtgtgtagaataattttggtgaaatgtgcttcgttctatctccttttataaattctcccttcaattgggctatgcgtGCAGCAttatcttcgtataaaattgtggatcttttatcacattccaaaccacatttttcttgaataaaatgaatcactgatctcaaccatacgcattccctacttgcttcatgaacaACTATTATCTCatcatgatttgaagaagtaacaACATTTgactgctttgtggagcgccatgatatgacagtacctccacatgtaaacacgtaccccgtttgagatcgagctttatggggaccAGAGAAATAACacgcatctgcataaccaacaagatctgcactacctttgttagcataaaacaaacccatatcaagagttctctTTAAATATTGCAAAATATGCTTAATCCCATTAAAATATCTCCGAGtcggagaagagctatatcttgctagtaaattaacagaaaatactatgttaggccttgtagcattagcaagatacataagtacAACAATTGCACTGATagggtatttcaggaccaaggagttccttaTCCTTTTCtagaggtcggaacgggtccttattcacttcaagtgatcgaacaaccattggtgtactcaatgggtgcgttTTGTCCATATAAAAGccttttaagaccctttctgtataggcagattgatgcataaagatcccgtttgctaaatgttcaatttgcagtccaagacaaagttttgtctttccaagatctttcatctcaaattctttcttaagatattcaattgccttttggagctcttctggagttacaacaagatttatgtcattaacataaatagcaagtataacaaattctgatgtcattttctttataaaaatacatggacaaataacatcatttatgtaaccctctttcagtaAATATTCACTaagacgattataccacatgcgcccagattgctttaaaccgtacaaagatctttgtaagctgattgaatacattttccGAGATTTCGAATATACTTAAggaattttaaatccttcagagattttcatgtaaatctcattatcaagtgatcCGTACAAATAagttgtaaccacatccatcatatgtatttcaagcctttcatgTAAGGCTAAAccgatgagatatcgaaatgttatggcatccataacgggtgaatatgtttcttcataatcgactccaggtcgttgtaagaatccttgtgcgacaaggcgagtcttgtatctttcaacttcattttggtcattcctttttcgcacaaaaacccatttatgaccaactgattTTATACCAGCAAGTGTTTAGACTACTGGTCCAAAggcctctcttttagcaagtgcgctcaattctgattgaatttttccttgccattttggccaatcagatctttgttgatATTCTTCAACAGATTGGGGTTCacaatcctcactatcttgcataatattaagtgcaacattataagcaaaaatattatctaccactatttcagatcgatttaaattaattccATCagcagtagaacttattaaaagttcctcgctcacttgagtctcgggttcactgatttcttcaggaatctcaaaactaatcagatcttgggtatcttcaggagatccctttaTAGTATCGTTtttatcatttgtcgattttctttttcgaggatttcgatccttagaacccaaaggcctaccacgcttcaggcgtgctttaggtttaCTAGTTCTTATGCaagtagatggtcctgctgggacatcaattcgtataggcacattctctgcaaggatatgtgacttagttatccttttcaaatcagtaaacgcgtctggcatttgatatgttatattttgtaaatggatgatcttctggaccccctaattacatataggggtacgtggatcaaaatgagataatgatgaaacttttcacacaatttctcttttgatttcttttttctctccccctaattgtggaaaatttatttcatcaaaccgacaatctacaaattgagcagtaaataaatcttccgtcaatggttcaagataacgaataatagagggtgattcaaacccaatatatattcctaaccttctctgCGGGCCTATCTTActgcgttgtggtggtgctactggcacatatacagcacatctaAAAATTCATAGATGGACAATATTTGGTTCGTGACCAAAAtttaattgtgacggagaatatttattataatgtgttggcctgagacggataagtgatgttgcatgcaaaatagcatggccccaaacagtagtgggcaattttgttttcataagtagtgttcttgctatcaattgcaggcgtttaataaatgactctgcaaggctattttgagtatgaacataagctacaggatgttcaacttttatcccaactgatagacaataatcatcaaaagcttgagatgagaattctccagcattatcagaGCGAATAGcttttataggataatctgggaattgtgcccttaatcgaattatttgggctaatagctttgcaaacgccaggttgcgagatgatagtaggcacacatgagaccatcttgaggatgcatctattaggaccataaaatatctaaacaacccacttagTGGGTGagtaggtccacatatatcctcatgtatacgttctaaaaaggcaggggattcaatgccaaccttcattggtgatggtttAGTGAtaattttgccttgataacaagcatcacaagaaaattcatcatttgtaagaatctacaggttctttaatggatgcccactcaaattttcagtaattcgcctcatcattattgatccaggatggcccaaacgaccatgccaaagcacaaatgtatttgaatcagtaaacttcctatttacgatagagtgtgcttcaactgtattaatctttgaatagtataagctaGAAGATGAAGTTGGTATcttttctacaatgcacttctggccagaaacattctttgtaatacaaagatattccatattcatttcatctatcatctcaacatgatacctatttcggcggatatccataaaactcaacaagtttttTCGGAAtttggaggagaataatgcattgtctaaaataagttttgttcccttagacagaaatacaatagctcttccgaagccttcaatcaaacttatattaccagaaattgtagaaatatttgtttttccttatgcaaataagaaaagtatttctgatctttgaatatggcatgagttgttccactatcaattacacaaatatcttcatgattggtctttgatccaaacataatttgaggattatccatattcttcaaaataacataaacaaaatgaatatgATAGTAAATATTATTATCAAAGaataacttttatttatttacaactattacataaccatactatctactacaaacaacaaaaattaaaatatttacatctctacagattcattactgatcacatgacttgtttctccttctgggagtgcaaagtaatcagctacatccaaatgtatgaagtctaaattatcttcagaaataaaatttgctttagcatttttctctgtcttcttcatggaagcttgatacagctcaaccaggtgctttggcgtacgatatgtacgtgaccagtgcccttttcctccacatctataacatgcattttctggctttgcttCTTGCACCGCTTCATGATTTTGTTCCTTCcctttccactgctggtggtgagaagggatctttggtgcattattattaccatgattagagtttcttccccgactacggccatgaccacgactggggccacgtcctcttccacgcttagcttggtggaagttcgtctcattcacttcagggaatggacaagaaccagtaggtcggctttcatggtttttaattaatagcccattatgttgctcggctacaagaagatgtgagataagttcagaatactttttgaatcacatttctcgatattgctgctgcatgaccatattcgaggcatgaaaaatggtgaaagttttctccaacatatcatgatcagtaatattatcattACATAGTTTCAATTGGAAAATAATTATGAACATAGAAGAATTATACTcacttgtagccttagatgagtctaATCATAatgtgcctgtggaagaacgaccatctttaggtggtcatatctatctttcaaattatccCACAGTATggctggatctttaacagtaagatattccattttcaggccctcatcaaggtgatggcgtagaaatatcattgctttggcacggtcttggtttgatgcctgatttttgtcct
Proteins encoded in this window:
- the LOC107764736 gene encoding cytochrome P450 89A2-like, whose translation is METWYVIVVTLCISFFLKSLFNLISSNSKSNHKNKKLPPGPYTFPVIGSLLWARRSFADLEPILRNLKAKYGPLITLNIGSRTAIFVSSHSLAYQALVQQGAVFSDRPRAVPTSAVVSSNQRTINSAPYGPVWRLLRRNLTSEILHPSRVKSYSKARSWVLGILLQQLLHAQADYSVRLIDHFQYAMFCLLVLMCFGDKLDEAQIKQIEGVQRRLLLGFRRFNILNFLPRVGKIIFRNRWKELIELRQEQEKIFIPLIEARSIRAKEQKPEEEVVAYVDTLLNLELPEENRSLNYGEMVSLCSEFLNAGTDTTSTALQWVMANLVKNPSIQGKLYQEIASVVGEKQSKLTEEVVKEDDLHKMPYLRAVILEGLRRHPPGHFVLPHTVTEEVELNGYVVPKNATINFMVADMGLDPKVWEDPLEFKPERFLMEGSDKEGFDITGSREIKMMPFGAGRRICPGYALAMLHLEYFVANLVWHFRWEAVEGDDVDLSEKLEFTVVMKNPLRARICLRVNSI